CTTGAGGCAGTGTTGCCTTCTGAATCAATAAGCCTGAATACCATTAGAAAGGGTCTTGTTTATGATCTTCTATAAACTTAATCGTCTCATCAAAGCTTCTGATACCTGCTTTAGCCCCCATAGCTTCTACACAGCATGCTCCAACAGCACAGGCAAACTCAGCTGTTTTGCGTAAGTTCCAACCTTTTAATACACCTGCTAAAAACCCAGCAACAAAAGCATCTCCAGCACCAGTAGCATCCACAGGTTTGATTATAAAAGGAGAAACTTTTACTGTTTCATTATCACTAGACTTAACAAAACAACCTTTACTGCCCATTTTCAAGCCAACAATCTTTATCCCATATTTAAGAAAGAAATTCGCTATCTTCTCTGCCGACTCTAAACCTGTTATCATTCTTGCTTCTTCAATACTAGGCAAGAATATATCTATATATTTCAGAGCAGGCTCAATATTTTTAAGCCACTTTCCCTTAGCATCCCACGCAGTGTCTAGTGAGGTCATAATCCCCATGCTCCTAGCTTTATTTAAAACATGTGCCGTTTGAATTCCGTCAAAGGTTGGCATAAGGAAACTTCCCGCAATATGAAGAATTTTACACCCTTTAATTATATTCCAGTCAATATCATTCTCTGTAAATGTTCCGTCTGCGCCATAGCAATGTATAAATCTTCTTTCTCCATCATCCTCAACTAATGCCAACGAACATGACGTATTTACGTTATTGTCCTTTCTTATGCCCTGAACATTTAATCCGCATTGAGACATCTCCTTTATGAGATAATCTCCAAAACCATCATTCCCAACCTTTCCAATCAGTGCTGTATCAACACCAAGCTTTCTCAGAGCTGCTCCTGTGTTGCTTGCACATCCCCCTGTATGAAGTTCAATCTTCTCAACAATGCCAAGCTTTCCTCTCCCAGGAATATCATTAACAGGTTTCGCAACAACATCAGCAACAAGAATACCAAGACATACTACCTTCGCCATAACATAATCCTCCTTAAATTTCCCAAATAAAATCCGAAATTTCAAATCCGAAACTCGAAACAAATTCTAAATTCAAATTTTCTAAATTCAAAACATTGTTTTGAACATTTGTATTTTGGTCATTTGATATTGTTTAGTATTTCGTGCTTCGTGCTTCGAATTTAATAGATTTCAGGACTCTTTCTTCAGTTATAATTATATGCACAGGGATATCTTTCTTCTCATGTGGAACATCTCTAATAACCTGAAAATCAAATGCAAGACCAATTAATACAGCCTTTCCTGAAACTGATTTTAGAAAGTGATCGTAATATCCTCCACCACGGCCTATTCTATTTCCATTCTTATCAAAACAAACTCCAGGAACGATAATTAGATCCAGGCTACTTGCATTTATGGGTCTGTAACTTTCCTTTTTAGGAAATAAAATTCCGTATTCTCCTTTTGTAAGATCCCTGTCAAAATTCTTCAAAAGAGATGCACACATTTCACGATTTCCACTGCCTTCTATATAAGGAACACTTACTATTTTACCCATTTTCATTGATTCTAAAACCATATCCTTTGTTTGAACCTCATCTTCTTTTCCAACATAGAACATAACCGTTTTAGATTTTTCAAAAACATCCAGTTCGAAAAGCTGCTTCTTAATTTGTTCACTTTTAGCTGCTATTTCATTATAAGATGTCTTTTGGCGTTTCTCTATCATCTTCTGGCGTAATATATGTTTTGATGTATTGCCCATACGCTCTTTTATTTTTCTTTCATATCCCTGTTCTGTGGGATTATAATACTCAGGAATATCAGGCGCATATTCCTGCTCTACATAATGGTCCTTATAGTTGTGAGCATACTTATAATCCTGACCGTGTCCCAGAATCTGAGCTCCCGGATACGACCCTACTTTAAGATGATCAGGTATTTTTTTTAACTTATTGTTTTTTACGTCCTCTAATGCCTTATCTATTCCAAGATAAGAGGCATTGCTTTTTGGAGCAGTCGCAATATAAGTTACTGCCTGAGCAAGAATTATCCTTGCCTCTGGCAAACCTACAAATTCAGATGCCTGCAAAGCTGCATTAGCTAAAATCAATGCATTCGGGTCAGCATTGCCAACATCCTCAGAAGCGCATATAACAATTCGCCTTGCTATAAACCTTGGATCCTCGCCCCCATAAATCATCTTTGCAAGCCAGTAAAGACTTGCATTGGCGTCTGAGCCTCTCATGCTCTTTATAAACGCAGAGATCGTATCATAATGTGCGCCTTCATCTTTATCGTATACTACCTGTTTTTTGCCGACAGCTTCTTCAGCCATCTTTATTGTAAAATAAATAACACCACTTTTATCAGACTTGCCTAATAATACACCCAACTCAAGAGCATTAAGAGCCCTTCTTCCATCTCCGTCTGAACATTTAACAATATGTAACAACGCATTATCATTTATTTCAATTTTCAATTTGCCAAGTCCTCTCTGCTTATCCTTTAACGCATTCCCTATAATAAGCTTCATATCTTCATCGGAAAGAGGATATAATTGAAATACCCTTGATCTTGAAAGCAATGGACTGTTTATTGTAAAGAAAGGGTTATGAGTGCTTGCTCCAATCAATGTTACAATATTATTTTCAACAGCAGGCATTAACCCATCCTGCTGCGCCTTATTAAACCGATGAATTTCATCAATAAAAAGTATTGTCTTTATATTGTTCATTTCCTTTCTCGTTCTTGCGGATTCAATAGTCTTACGTATTTCTGAAATGCCGGATGTAACTGCATTAATTCTGTCAAAATGGGATTTTGTTACATTGGCAATAATATAAGCAAGTGTTGTTTTCCCTGTCCCAGGAGGGCCGTATAGTATTAGGGATGTTATTTTGTCATTATCAATAGCTTTTTTAAGAATCCCTCTCTCACCTAGAATATGTTCCTGCCCAACAAACTCTATAAGGGTTCTGGGCCTCATTCGAACAGCTAGAGGAGTGTTGCTGTCAAATTTTGAGTTTTGAGTTTTGAGTTTTGAATTTTTGTCAAAATCAAAGAGGTCCATTTATTCTGCCATATTCTTTTTAATATTAATATCTGCTTCTTTTTTTAACGCATTTACAAAATTTGAATATATACTATCTGCTTTTTTACTAAACAGAATCCTATATATATCATCTT
This genomic window from bacterium contains:
- a CDS encoding sugar kinase, which produces MAKVVCLGILVADVVAKPVNDIPGRGKLGIVEKIELHTGGCASNTGAALRKLGVDTALIGKVGNDGFGDYLIKEMSQCGLNVQGIRKDNNVNTSCSLALVEDDGERRFIHCYGADGTFTENDIDWNIIKGCKILHIAGSFLMPTFDGIQTAHVLNKARSMGIMTSLDTAWDAKGKWLKNIEPALKYIDIFLPSIEEARMITGLESAEKIANFFLKYGIKIVGLKMGSKGCFVKSSDNETVKVSPFIIKPVDATGAGDAFVAGFLAGVLKGWNLRKTAEFACAVGACCVEAMGAKAGIRSFDETIKFIEDHKQDPF
- a CDS encoding 5-formyltetrahydrofolate cyclo-ligase; protein product: MDLFDFDKNSKLKTQNSKFDSNTPLAVRMRPRTLIEFVGQEHILGERGILKKAIDNDKITSLILYGPPGTGKTTLAYIIANVTKSHFDRINAVTSGISEIRKTIESARTRKEMNNIKTILFIDEIHRFNKAQQDGLMPAVENNIVTLIGASTHNPFFTINSPLLSRSRVFQLYPLSDEDMKLIIGNALKDKQRGLGKLKIEINDNALLHIVKCSDGDGRRALNALELGVLLGKSDKSGVIYFTIKMAEEAVGKKQVVYDKDEGAHYDTISAFIKSMRGSDANASLYWLAKMIYGGEDPRFIARRIVICASEDVGNADPNALILANAALQASEFVGLPEARIILAQAVTYIATAPKSNASYLGIDKALEDVKNNKLKKIPDHLKVGSYPGAQILGHGQDYKYAHNYKDHYVEQEYAPDIPEYYNPTEQGYERKIKERMGNTSKHILRQKMIEKRQKTSYNEIAAKSEQIKKQLFELDVFEKSKTVMFYVGKEDEVQTKDMVLESMKMGKIVSVPYIEGSGNREMCASLLKNFDRDLTKGEYGILFPKKESYRPINASSLDLIIVPGVCFDKNGNRIGRGGGYYDHFLKSVSGKAVLIGLAFDFQVIRDVPHEKKDIPVHIIITEERVLKSIKFEARSTKY